In Calditrichia bacterium, the following are encoded in one genomic region:
- a CDS encoding class I SAM-dependent methyltransferase, translating to MKSLSKVCDAADWFDPEMVEIIQNELHETPYFHRKQWEFAMIFRALRQNGLLQPDKTGLSMGGGTERVLYAIAKHVRQLIVTDLYEANTSWDCARTDDPSQLIRENAPFPVDLQHIRAMRMDMRQLDFADNSIDFCYSSCAVEHIGEYADFLRHLNEVHRVLKPGGLYVFTTEFAFDDETIHESHNYVFSETYLHRLIGECRLVSVAQPNARITPNIANYPLPGNVNELWDFGSGEINCELSARLPHVQLIRGKHPLTSVLLILRKDDAAEKTPLHFPGKVESRQFLQTGIEQYRGWLNSKQMALNPFSGMGKSRFFADHADFFDKTTAVPANEDTVFHTDYSWLGNGNRVFEVRLTPEAKVFERETHLQIRVHRFATLNHKIIESVYETDLRIGDKPNHQLQFSLQLDDNYRYAILGKIIAGACRFSHISISCGGNLHLSSTAQPAIAHTNNGNH from the coding sequence ATGAAATCCTTGAGCAAAGTGTGTGACGCTGCGGACTGGTTCGATCCGGAAATGGTCGAGATCATCCAAAATGAGTTGCACGAAACACCCTATTTTCACCGGAAACAATGGGAATTCGCCATGATTTTCCGGGCGCTGCGGCAAAACGGATTATTGCAGCCGGACAAAACCGGGCTGTCCATGGGCGGCGGAACGGAACGCGTGTTATACGCAATCGCCAAACATGTCCGGCAGTTGATCGTCACGGATTTATACGAAGCAAACACGAGTTGGGACTGTGCCCGGACGGATGATCCGAGCCAGCTCATTCGCGAAAATGCGCCGTTTCCGGTGGATTTGCAACATATCCGGGCAATGCGGATGGACATGCGTCAACTCGATTTCGCCGATAATTCCATCGATTTTTGCTATTCATCCTGCGCGGTGGAACACATCGGCGAATACGCCGATTTTCTGCGACATTTGAACGAAGTGCACCGTGTGCTGAAACCCGGCGGGCTGTATGTCTTCACCACCGAATTTGCGTTTGACGATGAAACAATCCACGAATCGCACAATTATGTTTTCTCCGAAACGTATTTGCATCGACTCATCGGCGAATGCCGGTTGGTTTCCGTTGCACAGCCAAATGCGCGTATCACACCGAATATTGCGAATTACCCGTTGCCGGGAAACGTGAATGAACTGTGGGATTTCGGCAGTGGAGAAATCAATTGTGAACTTTCCGCGCGTTTACCGCACGTCCAGCTCATTCGCGGAAAACACCCGCTCACTTCCGTTTTGCTGATATTGCGGAAAGATGACGCCGCCGAAAAAACCCCGCTGCATTTCCCCGGAAAAGTTGAATCGCGGCAATTTTTGCAAACGGGCATCGAGCAATATCGCGGTTGGCTGAACAGCAAACAGATGGCGCTCAATCCTTTTTCCGGGATGGGAAAATCGCGCTTTTTCGCCGATCACGCCGATTTTTTTGACAAAACCACCGCCGTTCCAGCAAATGAGGACACGGTTTTTCACACCGATTACAGTTGGCTCGGCAACGGCAATCGCGTTTTCGAAGTGCGGTTAACACCGGAAGCAAAAGTGTTTGAGCGAGAAACGCATCTGCAAATACGCGTGCATCGTTTTGCAACGCTAAACCACAAAATAATTGAATCGGTTTACGAAACCGATTTGCGAATCGGCGATAAACCGAATCACCAACTGCAATTCAGTTTGCAACTGGATGACAACTATCGATATGCAATTTTGGGCAAAATCATCGCCGGTGCGTGCCGGTTTTCGCACATCAGCATTTCTTGCGGGGGCAACTTGCATCTGTCTTCAACTGCGCAACCGGCGATTGCCCATACGAATAACGGAAATCACTAA
- a CDS encoding glycosyltransferase family 9 protein — translation MSETTQHMELFSSGNHHIDPAELEYMAFSGQFEQVYSLFKRIAPDERKNYANKYVLNQVVWGGIVKLRKFLAVQNEEAADDEKFFIDEVVTLFIDDCRKNRNFPREFFQTLLYWSDELVKLVLQDEAMFYIETALDCGCNKFPELQLQFLSRVARISEDKGNLREAYVVLVNLVSRPYLMNDRNLVQEILFDLSQTALKIGDTSNYKRLLFLGLRYFYTDMTGRQNFVSQIGKTYRKPYRVLLAGDVSPIDKLLFFIHWLYGKLPDFGAIKFGFINKFVKFAVLAVVYVINYLWRSGEAGLQQIAISESSQQFPETSAFFEKSRNPRSNFLITRAMGGIGDLLMMTPGIHALKQKYPGETIFLAIPKNYFSVFRNNPDVQLIDIENDKFDPSQFRKWFNFTDCPAARTEARTAPKVKLSRVEIFARALGVNRFQLKKYGTKPRYFIDNADAQFAEYFWEENGLTEKTVIGVQLQADETYRNYPHTEKLVEALSRSFTVLIFDAKPISGFHFSNVIKIDRFSIGQAFALAGQCDLLIAPDSAFVHLSAALDVHCVALFGPIDGKMRTKHYPLCEYLDASKQLGCVSCWRNETIPCKLTNMRTSVCMGDIRIPQILAAVNRGLRHQINEKPITKEVTYEILEQSV, via the coding sequence ATGAGCGAAACGACACAGCACATGGAATTGTTCAGTAGCGGCAATCATCACATCGACCCGGCAGAGTTGGAATATATGGCATTCTCCGGGCAATTTGAGCAGGTGTATTCCCTCTTCAAACGAATTGCGCCGGACGAACGGAAAAATTATGCCAACAAATATGTGCTCAATCAGGTGGTGTGGGGCGGCATCGTCAAATTGCGAAAATTTTTGGCGGTGCAAAATGAGGAAGCTGCGGATGACGAGAAATTTTTCATCGACGAAGTGGTTACGCTGTTCATCGACGACTGCCGGAAAAACCGCAATTTTCCCCGCGAATTTTTCCAGACGTTGCTGTATTGGAGCGACGAACTGGTGAAACTGGTGCTGCAGGATGAAGCGATGTTTTACATCGAAACCGCGCTGGATTGCGGTTGCAATAAATTTCCCGAATTGCAATTGCAGTTTTTGAGCCGCGTTGCCCGCATTTCGGAAGACAAAGGTAATCTCCGCGAAGCTTACGTTGTTTTGGTGAATCTGGTCAGTCGCCCGTATTTGATGAACGACCGGAATCTGGTGCAGGAAATTTTGTTCGATCTCTCCCAAACCGCGCTAAAAATTGGCGATACTTCTAATTACAAACGTTTGTTATTTTTAGGCTTACGTTACTTTTACACCGACATGACCGGACGCCAGAATTTTGTTTCCCAAATTGGCAAAACGTATCGCAAGCCCTACCGCGTGCTGCTCGCCGGTGATGTTTCCCCTATCGACAAACTGTTGTTTTTCATCCACTGGCTGTATGGAAAATTGCCTGATTTTGGTGCGATTAAATTCGGTTTCATCAACAAATTTGTGAAATTTGCTGTGCTGGCGGTGGTTTACGTCATCAATTATCTGTGGCGAAGCGGCGAGGCGGGTCTGCAGCAAATTGCGATTTCGGAGTCATCGCAACAGTTTCCCGAAACGAGCGCATTTTTTGAAAAATCGCGAAACCCGCGCAGTAATTTTTTGATCACCCGGGCGATGGGCGGCATCGGCGATTTGCTGATGATGACGCCGGGCATTCACGCGCTCAAACAAAAATATCCGGGCGAAACCATTTTTCTGGCGATCCCCAAAAATTATTTTTCGGTGTTTCGCAACAATCCGGATGTGCAGCTCATAGATATCGAAAATGACAAATTTGATCCGTCGCAATTTCGCAAATGGTTCAATTTTACGGATTGTCCGGCGGCGCGCACCGAAGCCCGCACAGCCCCGAAAGTGAAATTGAGCCGGGTGGAAATTTTTGCCCGCGCGCTGGGCGTCAATCGGTTCCAGCTCAAAAAATACGGCACTAAACCGCGCTATTTTATCGATAACGCCGATGCACAATTCGCTGAATATTTTTGGGAAGAAAACGGGTTGACCGAAAAAACGGTTATCGGCGTGCAATTGCAGGCGGATGAAACTTACCGCAATTATCCGCACACCGAAAAACTGGTGGAAGCACTTTCGCGCTCGTTCACCGTGCTGATTTTCGACGCCAAACCGATCAGCGGATTCCACTTCAGCAATGTCATTAAAATTGACCGGTTCAGCATCGGGCAGGCATTTGCGCTCGCAGGACAATGCGATCTGCTCATCGCGCCGGATTCTGCATTTGTGCACCTTTCCGCTGCGCTGGATGTGCACTGCGTGGCGCTATTTGGTCCCATCGACGGAAAAATGCGCACCAAACATTATCCGCTTTGCGAATATCTGGATGCCAGCAAACAGCTTGGCTGCGTATCCTGCTGGCGCAACGAAACCATTCCCTGCAAATTAACCAACATGCGCACGAGCGTTTGCATGGGCGACATTCGCATCCCGCAAATTTTGGCGGCGGTGAATCGCGGATTGCGCCATCAAATCAACGAAAAACCCATCACGAAAGAAGTGACATATGAAATCCTTGAGCAAAGTGTGTGA
- a CDS encoding tetratricopeptide repeat protein gives MATFYESALQLESEKQFEQAFHHFEKLLFSTDVDRGDVLFHCGWCLENAPELDSKLAVFCYQEAAAIAKSALCRLNSSFRAGWLLMHEKNYRDAEKWFSNAIEIQCKTPASELIYIDSLYWWAMCKESQQRYFDALEGYRKVAEIAPQMAPESWFRQIQCLNNIGNFEQALEVCSFFEQSPPKGFDHSRYQDLQKQVATERDRLTECLTVNI, from the coding sequence ATGGCTACTTTTTATGAATCTGCATTACAACTGGAATCCGAAAAACAATTTGAACAGGCATTTCACCACTTCGAAAAACTGCTGTTTTCGACGGACGTGGATCGCGGCGATGTGTTGTTCCATTGCGGATGGTGTTTGGAAAACGCACCGGAACTGGACAGCAAACTGGCTGTTTTCTGCTATCAGGAAGCCGCGGCGATTGCAAAAAGTGCACTTTGTCGGTTGAACAGCAGCTTTCGTGCAGGCTGGCTGTTGATGCACGAAAAAAATTATCGCGATGCGGAGAAATGGTTTTCTAACGCAATTGAGATACAATGCAAAACACCGGCGAGTGAATTGATTTACATCGATTCATTGTATTGGTGGGCGATGTGCAAGGAATCGCAGCAACGCTATTTTGACGCGCTGGAGGGTTACCGGAAAGTGGCGGAAATCGCCCCGCAAATGGCGCCGGAAAGCTGGTTCCGGCAAATCCAGTGTTTGAACAACATCGGTAATTTTGAGCAGGCGCTGGAAGTCTGCAGCTTTTTTGAGCAATCGCCGCCGAAGGGATTTGACCACAGCCGCTATCAAGATTTACAAAAGCAGGTCGCTACCGAACGCGATCGCCTGACAGAATGTCTTACTGTAAATATATAA